One stretch of Burkholderia oklahomensis C6786 DNA includes these proteins:
- a CDS encoding rod shape-determining protein, which yields MAAPFLGRFFAHNVAVDPGTASTQIYVRDRGVVLNQPSVVCFRKRGGPAEKARVEAVGEQAKALLGRSPEHLEAVRPLRHGVVANYHAAEQMMRQFVGMSHARSLFGRRVEFTICVPSNATAVEQRAIREAALAAGASRVSLISEPLAAALGAGLPVMEAVGSMVVDIGGGTTEVAVIALGGIVYREAIRVGGDQFDAAIVNHVRNVYGVLLGEHTAEHVKKVIGAASYRVPRESIHAVGRSVADGLPRTIQLSNHDIADALAAPLNQVVSAVKGALENAPPELITDIADRGIVLTGGGALLAHLGKRLYDETGLVARVADDPLTCAVRGAGAAMGRGGFEAGDEDADDIGLNR from the coding sequence ATGGCGGCACCCTTTCTCGGAAGGTTCTTTGCGCATAACGTCGCGGTCGATCCGGGCACCGCGAGCACGCAGATCTACGTCCGCGATCGCGGCGTCGTGCTGAATCAGCCGTCGGTCGTCTGCTTCCGCAAGCGGGGCGGCCCGGCGGAGAAGGCGCGCGTCGAGGCGGTCGGCGAGCAGGCGAAGGCGCTCCTCGGGCGCTCGCCCGAGCATCTCGAGGCCGTCAGGCCGCTCAGGCACGGTGTCGTCGCGAACTATCACGCGGCCGAGCAGATGATGCGGCAGTTCGTCGGCATGTCGCACGCGCGCTCGCTGTTCGGGCGGCGCGTCGAGTTCACGATCTGCGTGCCGTCGAACGCGACGGCGGTCGAGCAGCGCGCGATCCGCGAGGCGGCGCTCGCGGCGGGCGCGTCGCGGGTCAGCCTGATCAGCGAGCCGCTCGCCGCCGCGCTCGGCGCGGGGCTGCCGGTGATGGAGGCGGTCGGGTCGATGGTCGTCGACATCGGCGGCGGCACGACCGAGGTCGCGGTGATCGCGCTCGGCGGGATTGTCTATCGCGAGGCGATCCGCGTCGGCGGCGACCAGTTCGACGCGGCGATCGTCAATCACGTCCGCAACGTGTACGGCGTGCTGCTCGGCGAGCATACGGCCGAGCACGTGAAGAAGGTGATCGGCGCCGCGAGCTACCGGGTGCCGCGGGAGTCGATCCACGCGGTCGGGCGCAGCGTCGCGGACGGCCTGCCGCGCACGATTCAGCTCAGCAACCATGACATCGCCGACGCGCTCGCCGCGCCGCTGAACCAGGTGGTGAGCGCGGTGAAGGGCGCGCTCGAGAATGCGCCGCCCGAGCTCATCACGGATATCGCGGATCGCGGCATCGTGCTGACGGGCGGCGGCGCGCTGCTCGCGCATCTCGGCAAGCGGCTCTATGACGAAACGGGGCTCGTCGCGCGGGTCGCCGACGATCCGCTGACCTGCGCGGTGCGCGGCGCCGGCGCGGCGATGGGGCGGGGCGGGTTCGAGGCCGGCGACGAAGACGCGGACGATATCGGCCTGAATCGCTGA
- a CDS encoding c-type cytochrome — MKKLLVLPMWVAALAAALGGWPAVSAHAQDGARLAAQLCAACHGAHGRSESPMFPRLSAQTNEYLTAQLKGFREHARGETDARAYMWAIASQLDDATIASIADYYSHQEPTPGEPGDPALVAKGQDIFEHGVPEQGTPACASCHGQNGQGVGTFPRLAGQHEAYLLRQIEVFKNGTRANAPVMSAVAHTLNTDQAKAVAAWLQSR; from the coding sequence ATGAAGAAGCTGCTTGTGTTACCGATGTGGGTCGCGGCGCTCGCCGCCGCGCTCGGCGGCTGGCCCGCCGTCTCCGCGCACGCGCAGGACGGCGCGCGGCTCGCCGCGCAGCTCTGCGCCGCCTGCCACGGCGCGCACGGCCGCAGCGAATCGCCGATGTTCCCGCGGCTCAGTGCGCAGACGAACGAGTATCTGACCGCGCAGCTCAAGGGCTTTCGCGAGCATGCGCGCGGCGAGACCGACGCGCGCGCGTACATGTGGGCCATCGCGTCGCAGCTCGACGACGCGACGATCGCGTCGATCGCCGACTACTACTCGCATCAGGAGCCGACGCCCGGCGAACCCGGCGATCCGGCGCTCGTCGCGAAGGGGCAGGACATCTTCGAGCATGGCGTGCCGGAACAAGGCACGCCGGCGTGCGCGTCGTGCCACGGGCAGAACGGGCAAGGCGTCGGCACGTTCCCGCGGCTCGCGGGGCAGCACGAAGCCTATCTGTTGCGGCAGATCGAGGTGTTCAAGAACGGCACGCGCGCGAATGCGCCCGTGATGAGCGCGGTTGCGCATACGCTGAATACCGATCAGGCGAAGGCCGTCGCGGCGTGGTTGCAGTCGCGTTAG
- a CDS encoding glutaminase, producing the protein MNYPAILERIHTELAPWIGAGRVADYIPELAKVPAERFGMAVVTLDGEVHTVGDARERFSIQSISKLFACTLAFQLLGDELWQRVGREPSGTAFNSLVQLESERGKPRNPFINAGALVVADVLSRRFVRAETALVEFIRRLTGIADIDYDSRVALSELQHAERNRAMAHFMASFGNMQMPPETVVDAYCRQCAITMNCVELAQAALFLANGGVAPATGARILDASSAKRLSALMLTCGTYDAAGDFVYRVGLPAKSGVGGGIVAVLPGEMAVCVWSPGLDPNGNSLAGTLALEWLTTYSGRSIF; encoded by the coding sequence ATGAATTACCCAGCGATCCTAGAACGCATCCACACCGAACTCGCGCCCTGGATCGGCGCGGGGCGCGTCGCCGACTACATCCCCGAACTCGCGAAAGTGCCCGCCGAACGGTTCGGCATGGCGGTCGTCACGCTCGACGGCGAAGTCCACACGGTCGGCGACGCGCGCGAGCGCTTCTCGATCCAGAGCATCTCGAAGCTGTTCGCGTGCACGCTCGCGTTCCAGCTGCTCGGCGACGAGCTGTGGCAGCGCGTCGGGCGCGAGCCGTCCGGCACCGCGTTCAACTCGCTCGTGCAGCTCGAAAGCGAGCGCGGCAAGCCGCGCAATCCGTTCATCAACGCGGGCGCGCTCGTCGTCGCCGACGTGCTGAGCCGCCGCTTCGTGCGCGCGGAGACGGCGCTCGTCGAATTCATCCGGCGCCTGACCGGCATCGCCGACATCGACTACGATTCGCGCGTCGCGCTGTCCGAGCTGCAGCACGCGGAGCGCAACCGCGCGATGGCGCATTTCATGGCGAGCTTCGGCAACATGCAGATGCCGCCGGAGACGGTCGTCGACGCGTATTGCCGCCAATGCGCGATCACGATGAACTGCGTCGAGCTCGCGCAGGCGGCGCTCTTTCTCGCGAACGGCGGCGTCGCGCCGGCGACGGGCGCGCGGATTCTCGATGCGAGCTCGGCGAAGCGGCTGTCGGCGCTGATGCTGACCTGCGGCACCTACGACGCCGCGGGCGACTTCGTCTACCGCGTCGGGCTGCCGGCGAAGAGCGGCGTCGGCGGCGGGATCGTCGCGGTGCTGCCGGGCGAGATGGCGGTGTGCGTGTGGTCGCCCGGGCTCGATCCGAACGGCAACTCGCTCGCGGGCACGCTGGCGCTCGAGTGGCTGACGACGTATTCGGGGCGTTCGATTTTCTGA
- a CDS encoding ATP-binding protein, which translates to MNSTQAHRLSPFRYCKWRWLHFRRSWTDTRADRIPSWSRLYLRTYLHLVGLVLVTVGGTIATLCSALGPRAVWRALDALPGGALPLAAFVLAVPALTGYRWMRPVWSDLVMVRERAIDFTGGRFNTRARESRSVIIGPLARTLNALAMRMERLIAAQRDLTNGISHELRTPLARVRFALESLREPGSAAEYENAIDSIEQDVTELDDLIDMSLTYARLEYSSLQSNLEQTALVAWFDKQVADAALLYPSKTIEARVALPADVRVKMDKRLMSYAMRNLLRNASKHAHGQIEAGLRMRHGNIEIYVEDDGPGVPLDERERIFEAFVRLDRHTAGYGLGLAITRQVLQAHNGRVAVVDPLLLSGARFEMSWPV; encoded by the coding sequence ATGAACAGCACGCAAGCGCACCGATTGTCCCCGTTCCGCTATTGCAAATGGCGCTGGCTGCATTTCCGCCGCTCGTGGACCGACACGCGCGCCGACCGGATCCCGAGCTGGTCGCGCCTTTACCTGCGGACCTATCTGCATCTCGTCGGCCTCGTGCTGGTGACGGTCGGCGGGACGATCGCGACGCTATGCTCGGCGCTCGGGCCGCGCGCCGTGTGGCGCGCGCTCGACGCGCTGCCGGGCGGCGCGCTGCCGCTCGCGGCGTTCGTGCTCGCGGTGCCGGCGCTCACCGGCTATCGCTGGATGCGGCCCGTGTGGTCGGATCTCGTGATGGTGCGCGAGCGCGCGATCGACTTCACGGGCGGGCGCTTCAACACGCGCGCGCGCGAGTCGCGCAGCGTGATCATCGGGCCGCTCGCGCGCACGCTGAACGCGCTCGCGATGCGGATGGAGCGTTTGATCGCCGCGCAGCGCGACCTGACGAACGGCATCTCGCACGAATTGCGCACGCCGCTCGCGCGCGTGCGCTTCGCGCTCGAAAGCCTGCGCGAGCCGGGGTCGGCGGCCGAGTACGAGAACGCGATCGACAGCATCGAGCAGGACGTGACCGAGCTCGACGATCTGATCGACATGAGCCTCACGTACGCGCGGCTCGAATACAGCTCGCTGCAGTCGAATCTCGAGCAGACGGCGCTCGTCGCGTGGTTCGACAAGCAGGTCGCCGACGCCGCGCTGCTGTACCCGAGCAAGACGATCGAGGCGCGCGTCGCGCTTCCCGCCGACGTGCGCGTGAAGATGGACAAGCGGCTGATGTCGTATGCGATGCGCAACCTGCTGCGCAACGCGAGCAAGCACGCGCACGGACAGATCGAGGCCGGCCTGCGGATGCGTCACGGCAACATCGAGATCTACGTCGAGGACGACGGGCCCGGCGTGCCGCTCGACGAGCGCGAACGGATCTTCGAGGCATTCGTGCGGCTCGACCGGCACACGGCCGGCTACGGCCTCGGCCTCGCGATCACGCGGCAGGTGCTGCAGGCGCACAACGGGCGCGTCGCCGTCGTCGATCCGCTGTTGCTGTCGGGGGCGCGCTTCGAGATGAGCTGGCCGGTCTGA
- a CDS encoding cytochrome C, giving the protein MLNRIRRGLAAILACVSGVLFLSNDAAAVPAFARQTGLACVACHVSFPELTPFGRFFKLTGYTLSNKFTIPLAGMVQLSQTNTRSIDNRNYDFVRNQDVVLQQASLFYGGRIAGPVGAFAQWTYDGIAHHSGIDNTDIRAAGHFTRDDIDFIYGVTVNNNPTVSDVWNSTPAFGYPYASSSVSLTPTASTLIDGGLAQQVAGFAAYAFWQRSIYAEVGLYRTADQMFSVFRTGQDISTPGGVKRLRGANPYWRVAYNREWGPHSLMLGTFGLIADVYPDNTMPATPTDRFIDIALDAQYQYLTLSHAFTTQLAFIHEKQNWSASFPSGGIGAGPTPANPTDHLNTFKAKASYYYQRKYGATLAYFSTTGDTDAGLYGPTPVTGSANGSPDTRGVIAELDYLPHPQVKLSLQYTWFLKFNGARFNYDGNGRNASDNNTLYFLAWFVF; this is encoded by the coding sequence ATGTTAAATCGCATCCGTCGCGGTCTCGCCGCAATACTCGCATGCGTGTCCGGGGTGCTGTTCCTGTCGAACGACGCCGCTGCGGTACCGGCGTTCGCGAGACAAACCGGGCTCGCCTGCGTCGCCTGTCACGTGAGCTTTCCGGAGCTCACGCCGTTCGGACGCTTCTTCAAGCTGACGGGCTACACGCTGTCGAACAAGTTCACGATCCCGCTCGCGGGCATGGTGCAGCTATCGCAAACCAACACTCGTTCGATCGACAACCGGAACTACGACTTCGTCCGCAATCAGGACGTCGTGCTGCAGCAGGCGAGCCTGTTCTACGGCGGCCGCATCGCGGGTCCGGTCGGCGCGTTCGCGCAGTGGACGTACGACGGCATCGCGCACCACAGCGGCATCGACAACACCGATATCCGCGCAGCCGGACATTTCACCCGCGACGACATCGACTTCATCTACGGCGTCACGGTCAACAACAACCCGACCGTCTCCGACGTCTGGAACAGCACGCCGGCGTTCGGCTATCCGTACGCGTCGAGCAGCGTATCGCTCACGCCGACGGCAAGCACGCTGATCGACGGCGGACTCGCGCAGCAGGTCGCGGGCTTCGCCGCATACGCGTTCTGGCAGCGCAGCATCTATGCGGAAGTCGGCTTATATCGGACTGCCGATCAGATGTTCTCGGTGTTCCGCACCGGCCAGGACATCAGCACGCCGGGCGGCGTTAAGCGGCTGCGTGGCGCGAATCCGTACTGGCGCGTCGCGTACAACCGCGAATGGGGCCCGCATTCGCTGATGCTCGGCACGTTCGGCCTGATCGCGGACGTGTATCCGGACAACACGATGCCCGCGACGCCGACCGACCGCTTCATCGACATCGCGCTCGACGCGCAATATCAATATCTGACGCTGTCGCACGCGTTCACGACGCAGCTCGCGTTCATCCACGAGAAGCAGAACTGGAGCGCGAGCTTCCCGAGCGGGGGCATCGGCGCGGGGCCGACGCCGGCCAATCCGACCGATCATCTGAACACGTTCAAGGCGAAGGCTTCGTACTACTACCAGCGCAAGTACGGCGCGACGCTCGCGTACTTCTCGACGACGGGCGACACCGATGCGGGGCTGTACGGCCCGACGCCCGTGACAGGCAGCGCGAACGGCAGTCCGGACACGCGAGGCGTCATCGCGGAGCTCGACTATCTGCCGCACCCGCAGGTGAAGCTGTCGCTGCAGTACACATGGTTCCTCAAGTTCAACGGGGCGCGCTTCAACTACGACGGCAACGGCCGAAACGCGAGCGACAACAACACGCTGTACTTCCTCGCGTGGTTCGTGTTCTGA
- the sfnG gene encoding dimethylsulfone monooxygenase SfnG: MSHEPDHLKFAYWVPNVSGGLVVSKIEQRTSWDIDYNRRLAQLAEKNGFDYALSQIRFTAGYGAEFQHESVAFSHALLAATERLKVIAAILPGPWHPAVVAKQLATIDQLNQGRVAINVVSGWFKGEFTAIGEPWLEHDERYRRSEEFIRAVKGVWTQDNFTFKGDFYRFNDYTLKPKPLQQPHPEIFQGGNSAAARRMAAAVSDWYFMNGNTLDGHRAQIDEIRAAAAAQGRQVKFGVNAFIIARDTEREARDVLDEIVRHADVEAVNAFGHAVKQAGKATPEGQGMWADSKFADLVQYNDGFRTNLIGTPGQIAERIVALKEIGVDLVLGGFLHYLEDIEYFGRRVLPLVRELERRRDAQPA; this comes from the coding sequence ATGAGTCACGAGCCGGACCACCTCAAGTTCGCCTACTGGGTGCCTAACGTCAGCGGCGGCCTGGTCGTCAGCAAGATCGAGCAGCGCACGAGCTGGGATATCGACTACAACCGGCGTCTCGCGCAGCTCGCCGAGAAGAACGGCTTCGATTACGCGTTGTCCCAGATCCGCTTCACGGCCGGCTACGGCGCCGAGTTTCAGCACGAATCCGTCGCGTTCAGCCATGCGCTCCTCGCCGCGACCGAGCGGCTGAAGGTAATCGCCGCGATCCTGCCGGGGCCGTGGCATCCGGCCGTCGTCGCGAAGCAGCTCGCGACGATCGATCAGTTGAACCAGGGACGCGTCGCGATCAACGTCGTGAGCGGCTGGTTCAAGGGCGAATTCACCGCGATCGGCGAGCCTTGGCTCGAGCACGACGAGCGCTATCGACGCTCGGAGGAATTCATCCGAGCGGTGAAGGGCGTCTGGACGCAGGACAACTTCACGTTCAAGGGCGACTTCTATCGATTCAACGACTACACGCTGAAGCCGAAGCCGTTGCAGCAGCCGCATCCGGAGATCTTCCAGGGCGGCAACTCGGCGGCCGCGCGCCGGATGGCGGCCGCCGTGTCCGACTGGTACTTCATGAACGGCAACACGCTCGACGGCCATCGCGCGCAGATCGACGAGATCCGCGCGGCGGCGGCCGCGCAGGGACGGCAAGTGAAATTCGGCGTCAACGCGTTCATCATCGCGCGCGACACCGAGCGCGAGGCGCGCGACGTGCTCGACGAGATCGTCCGTCACGCGGACGTCGAAGCCGTCAACGCGTTCGGCCACGCGGTCAAGCAAGCAGGCAAGGCGACGCCCGAGGGGCAGGGCATGTGGGCCGATTCGAAATTCGCCGATCTCGTTCAGTACAACGACGGCTTCAGGACCAACCTGATCGGCACCCCCGGGCAGATCGCCGAGCGGATCGTCGCGCTGAAGGAGATCGGCGTCGATCTCGTGCTCGGCGGATTCCTCCACTATCTCGAGGACATCGAGTATTTCGGCCGGCGCGTGCTGCCGCTCGTGCGCGAGCTGGAGCGGCGGCGCGACGCGCAGCCGGCTTGA
- a CDS encoding ribonuclease T2 → MLHTFARAACALAVASACNAANAYDYLLLATSWEPGFCATHSATECGTLSGSYASTNLSLHGLWPNNYDGNQPFYCGVPQNEIDLDNNHQWCSMDSYPVGSSTLSTLSTYMPGVVSCLDKHEWYKHGTCAQAPSADAYWNNATGMVSRLSTTSFNTFLQSNAGNTVTRTQLLTAFEGAFGSNTRGAVSLKCVKVNYVSYFTEAWIAVKTDATSQFPSAASLVTDGSTQGTCPTSGIYIAK, encoded by the coding sequence ATGCTTCATACCTTCGCGCGCGCCGCGTGCGCGCTTGCGGTCGCGTCGGCTTGCAACGCCGCCAACGCCTACGACTATCTGTTGCTCGCGACGTCCTGGGAACCGGGCTTCTGCGCGACGCACAGCGCCACCGAGTGCGGCACGCTGTCGGGTTCGTACGCGTCGACGAACCTGTCGCTGCATGGTTTGTGGCCGAACAACTACGACGGCAATCAGCCGTTCTACTGCGGCGTGCCGCAGAACGAGATCGACCTCGACAACAACCATCAGTGGTGCAGCATGGACTCGTACCCGGTCGGCTCGTCGACGTTGAGCACGCTGTCGACGTACATGCCGGGCGTCGTGTCGTGCCTCGACAAGCACGAGTGGTACAAGCACGGCACCTGCGCGCAGGCGCCGTCGGCCGACGCGTACTGGAACAACGCGACCGGGATGGTCAGCCGCCTGTCGACGACGTCGTTCAACACGTTCCTGCAATCGAACGCGGGCAACACGGTGACGCGGACGCAGCTCCTGACCGCGTTCGAAGGCGCGTTCGGCAGCAACACGCGCGGCGCGGTGTCGCTCAAGTGCGTGAAGGTCAACTACGTCAGCTATTTCACCGAGGCGTGGATTGCGGTGAAGACGGATGCGACGTCGCAGTTCCCGAGCGCGGCGTCGCTCGTGACGGACGGGAGCACGCAGGGCACGTGCCCGACGTCCGGGATCTACATCGCGAAGTAA
- a CDS encoding response regulator yields the protein MPFRILLVEDDNRLSTLIAGYLRKHEYVVDTVLNGDDAVDAILTGRPDLVILDVNLPGKDGFEICREAREHYDGVIIMVTARDEPFDELLGLEFGADDYVHKPVEPRILLARIKAQLRRAPVRQADGAGGQPESHTFGKFTIDRTNRTVNLPDGTTPELTSAEFDLLWVLACHAGEVVSRDDLMLQLRGVEFDGLDRTIDGRISKLRRKLRDDASSPQRIKTIRSKGYQFSKNAWE from the coding sequence ATGCCTTTCCGGATTCTCCTCGTCGAGGACGACAATCGCCTGTCCACGCTGATCGCGGGCTACCTGCGCAAACACGAGTACGTCGTCGATACCGTGCTGAACGGCGACGACGCCGTCGACGCGATTCTGACGGGGCGGCCCGATCTCGTGATTCTCGACGTCAACCTGCCCGGCAAGGACGGGTTCGAGATCTGCCGCGAGGCGCGCGAGCACTACGACGGGGTCATCATCATGGTGACGGCCCGCGACGAGCCGTTCGACGAACTGCTCGGCCTCGAATTCGGCGCGGACGACTACGTGCACAAGCCGGTCGAGCCGCGCATCCTGCTCGCTCGGATCAAGGCGCAGCTGCGCCGCGCGCCGGTACGGCAGGCGGACGGCGCGGGCGGCCAGCCGGAGAGCCATACGTTCGGCAAGTTCACGATCGACCGCACGAACCGGACCGTCAACCTGCCCGACGGCACGACGCCCGAGCTGACCTCGGCGGAGTTCGACCTGCTGTGGGTGCTCGCCTGCCATGCGGGCGAAGTCGTGAGCCGCGACGATCTGATGCTGCAGTTGCGCGGCGTCGAATTCGACGGACTCGACCGGACGATCGACGGCCGGATCTCGAAGCTGCGCCGCAAGCTGCGCGACGACGCGAGTAGTCCGCAGCGGATCAAGACCATCCGCAGCAAGGGTTATCAATTCAGCAAGAACGCTTGGGAGTAA
- a CDS encoding patatin-like phospholipase family protein, whose product MPDPSAASTSAQGAPPPPAGTGEFVCTPDGGKPGRPSIGLVLSGGGARGYAHLGVLKVLEAHRIPVDCIAATSMGAVVGGLYATGMTAQEMQRRLSQVNLADIAFDVTDRADLPQKKREDERLYIDSLTIGFDSKGFKAPVGLVQGNRLQALLANWTAAVPTNQPFDRLPIPYRAIATDLQTGQKVVLDHGSLPLAIRASMALPGLFSPTEIDGRALVDGGLVSNLPVDAARRMGADVVIAVDIGSPLRPLNALASPADVMQQMIGILIRQNVAEQRKQLKADDILLQPDLGKQSFTDFQTANQAIAAGEAAAVAALPRLERYALSPEQYEAYRAAHKRPPQQPIRITSIEIRTNGSSVPKRVVRNALRVKPGDIYDPQAVSADVLSLTTSGNFENVTQQLVNEGDEHRLVIDAQEKYWGPNFLLFGLGMSSSSTDEGGFRLHIGYRRPWLTPSGLEFRADTTLGSDMQSAHVELRQPLSNKIGYYVAPYAEYQRRFANLYNGESDVKITQYRIQTTRAGLDFGLPLARLGDFRVGLAYTHLSAAPSYNLLLDGFVDGDGNSLFPSWYARQISARARLVIDQLDDQVFPRKGYFAEFRAERSLVTSEDKFTDVYGKLMVAERFGRHSVSASIEAGKSFGGTNLSNPLGYTLGGFQHLSAYAADQLSGDALLYGQLTYMNQLATFNASPIKALYVGASAEVGNVWSLDATIPGGPLRQSYTFFTSLITSFGPVYVGVALAPGGRRNLYFQLGRTY is encoded by the coding sequence TTGCCCGATCCGTCCGCCGCGTCGACGTCCGCCCAAGGCGCGCCGCCGCCGCCGGCCGGCACGGGCGAATTCGTCTGCACGCCGGACGGCGGCAAGCCCGGCCGGCCGTCGATCGGCCTCGTGCTGTCGGGCGGCGGCGCGCGCGGCTACGCGCATCTCGGCGTGCTGAAGGTGCTCGAGGCGCACCGGATTCCGGTCGACTGCATCGCGGCGACGAGCATGGGCGCCGTCGTCGGCGGCCTGTACGCGACCGGGATGACCGCGCAGGAAATGCAGCGGCGGTTGTCGCAGGTGAATCTCGCCGACATCGCGTTCGACGTGACCGACCGCGCGGACCTTCCGCAAAAGAAACGAGAGGACGAGCGGCTCTACATCGACAGTCTGACGATCGGCTTCGATTCGAAAGGCTTCAAGGCGCCCGTCGGGCTCGTGCAGGGCAACCGGCTGCAGGCGCTCCTCGCGAACTGGACGGCCGCCGTGCCGACGAATCAGCCGTTCGACCGGCTGCCGATCCCGTATCGCGCGATCGCGACCGACCTGCAGACCGGCCAGAAGGTCGTGCTCGACCACGGCTCGCTGCCGCTCGCGATCCGCGCGAGCATGGCGCTGCCGGGGCTCTTCTCGCCGACCGAGATCGACGGCCGCGCGCTCGTCGACGGCGGACTCGTCAGCAACCTGCCCGTCGACGCCGCGCGCAGGATGGGCGCGGACGTCGTGATCGCCGTCGACATCGGCTCGCCGCTGCGTCCGCTGAACGCGCTGGCGTCGCCCGCCGACGTGATGCAGCAGATGATCGGCATCCTGATCCGGCAAAACGTCGCCGAGCAGCGCAAGCAACTGAAGGCGGACGACATCCTGCTGCAGCCGGACCTCGGCAAGCAGAGCTTCACCGACTTCCAGACCGCGAACCAGGCGATCGCCGCGGGCGAGGCGGCGGCCGTCGCCGCGCTGCCGCGGCTCGAGCGCTATGCGCTGTCGCCCGAGCAGTACGAAGCGTATCGGGCCGCGCACAAGCGGCCGCCGCAGCAGCCGATCCGCATCACGTCGATCGAGATCCGGACCAACGGCTCGTCGGTGCCGAAGCGGGTCGTGCGCAACGCGCTGCGCGTGAAGCCGGGCGACATCTACGATCCGCAGGCGGTCAGCGCCGACGTGTTGTCGCTGACGACGAGCGGCAATTTCGAAAACGTCACGCAGCAGCTCGTCAACGAAGGCGACGAGCACCGGCTCGTGATCGACGCGCAGGAAAAGTACTGGGGGCCGAACTTCCTGCTGTTCGGGCTCGGGATGTCGAGCAGCTCGACCGATGAAGGCGGCTTCAGGCTGCATATCGGCTACCGGCGGCCGTGGCTCACGCCGTCCGGCCTCGAATTCCGCGCGGACACGACGCTCGGCAGCGACATGCAGTCGGCGCACGTCGAGCTTCGCCAGCCGCTCTCCAACAAGATCGGCTATTACGTCGCGCCATACGCGGAGTATCAGCGGCGTTTCGCGAACCTCTACAACGGGGAGAGCGACGTCAAAATCACGCAATACCGGATCCAGACCACACGGGCCGGCCTCGACTTCGGGCTGCCGCTCGCGCGGCTCGGCGATTTCCGCGTCGGGCTCGCGTATACGCACCTCTCGGCCGCGCCGTCGTACAACCTTCTGCTGGACGGGTTCGTCGACGGCGACGGCAATTCACTGTTCCCGTCCTGGTACGCACGGCAGATCAGCGCGCGCGCCCGGCTCGTCATCGACCAGCTCGACGATCAGGTCTTCCCGCGCAAGGGCTATTTCGCGGAATTCCGCGCCGAGCGGTCGCTCGTGACGAGCGAGGACAAGTTCACCGACGTCTACGGCAAGTTGATGGTCGCCGAGCGCTTCGGCCGGCACAGCGTGAGCGCGAGCATCGAAGCGGGCAAGAGCTTCGGCGGCACGAACCTCAGCAATCCGCTCGGCTACACGCTCGGCGGCTTCCAGCATCTGTCCGCGTACGCGGCAGACCAGTTGAGCGGCGACGCGCTCCTCTATGGGCAGCTGACGTACATGAATCAGCTCGCGACGTTCAACGCGTCGCCGATCAAGGCGCTCTACGTCGGCGCAAGCGCGGAAGTCGGCAACGTGTGGTCGCTCGACGCGACGATCCCCGGCGGTCCGCTCAGGCAGAGCTACACGTTCTTCACCAGCCTGATCACGTCGTTCGGGCCGGTGTACGTCGGCGTCGCGCTCGCGCCGGGCGGGCGTCGCAACCTGTACTTCCAGCTCGGCCGCACGTATTGA